The Corythoichthys intestinalis isolate RoL2023-P3 chromosome 2, ASM3026506v1, whole genome shotgun sequence DNA segment tgcagcaactgtggtgtaattcaatggaagattcatctggaaaatccaccttttgccacttttccagcgtccatttttttgacaggctatgggccttggcaaatgccatgttttttttttttttttttaattttctgcaccctgagagataaatagtctgaaatatcaaaaaatcttagctgcctcttacattcctaaccataaaaagggacaaattctgcagcaagatggtgctccatcgcatacttcaatctctacctcaaagttcctcaaggcaaagaagaccatgatcctccaggactggccagctcagtcaccagacatgaacatcattgagcaagtCTGggataggatgaaagaggacgcatggaatacaaaacccaagaatgttgatgaactctgggaggcatgcaagactgctttctttaatgttcctgatgacttcatcaataaattgtatgaatccttaccGAATCCCAtgaaagtcatacaaaatattacatttaaatctcacagcaccactacctaattcgcttatgttatgtaacgcatttttgtatttgaagtacattttttgttttcacactactttctgcagGCGACAaatcttttgtcttgccaaaatatgaccttcattaaatgataaatcttttttcagtgaaacaaatatatttttgtacattcaacatcattagaGAGGGTCATAGCTTtcgtatgagccatttctgaaaccaattgaataattaaaagtcaggttattagcaattgtttctctaaaatggataagtgacaagacttttgtgaGGCACTGTAGGTATTTTACAATATCCTTATACctttggattattttgttgcttgtagcaTTCATTTAGCGCCATTGGCGATCATAAACATCAAATCTGTTTCAACTGGCAaagctggcattgagtgatcatgtttccctgCGATTGATAGCGACGGAGGTCAATCCAATTTGATTGAGGGGCTGCCAGCGATCgttccctgtcaaaatggattggctgtCTTTACCCGATTCTGAAAGGATGTCAAGTAGGCCTTAGCATCCTTTGATTTTTGTGAAAACGGCTCTCggagaaaaaagtttggacacccctgatctaattGATTAAAAATTGGTAATTGTGGTTGTTGGTTGCAGTGTATCACACTAAGCACTATTCGCAAATGTTTCCCAAGTCTGCGATGCAGTTCATCATGAACTACGAGGCCGAGGACATCATTGTTGCAAAGATCAAGAGCGATGCCAGCCTGCTTTGGGCTATCAGCCCAGCCAGTCGGGAGGCAATGATCCAGGAGCTCAGCACCTCCCCTCATTTATACATGACACTACGCTGGACACTGCTCAGGTCAGAAGGACTGTGTGTAattgtttgaaaagaaaaaaaaagtaatgtctCAATAAATGTTGGGAAACAGATATAGACTATCCACAGTCCTAAAGTACTGACAAATTCTTAGAAATGCCTCCATATCGATGAATGCCAAGACGGTGGGGGAAAACACAGTGAAGTCTGAAGACAAGGCTTTGAAAGAAGGGATTGTCCACATGCTCAAAGGCGATAGCAGCAAACATGTGTAAGTCATGCTCTGTGCCAtgcaatttttgcggttttacaATGCATTAGGAGGATATTTTCTTCCGCcaataaaaaattattataactggTGAATTGGTCTCTCCTGCTAGGATCATTAACTCTCTGCTGCCCAAGTTTCTAAGGGGTAACAAAGGACCAGAGTCCAAAATGGCAACCAGGATGAACGTAGGTTAGTTGATTTATTCCCTTTCAAGGAtaatggtcactacagtggacagctattcaaaagttgacacttaataCTCCTTTATACTATAAAGTTTATAGGCCCAGGGATTATATTTTCTGGACTGtaaatttcacattttttcatACTTTGGCTGAGCCTGTAGGACTTATACTGAGATATGATTTATACAATGTTAAAATTTAGAATATAGAAAATCTGATATTTTATACTAACCGACCATGGAGTAAacattacccttttaaatgcgcTATACTTTATAGCTATTCAAACCAGTACAATAAGGATTTTTTTGtgacttaaaaaattaaattaagccATTGTTtttattctatatatatatatatatatatatatattataaatgaatctaaaaaacaataaaaagccTTTCTTGTCATCATACAGACTAGAGTACGATGACATACAGCAAGTGGTGATGTGATGGAATATAACGAATATAACACcgtatatgacaatttacagtactcaAGACTAGGAGGCAGATGGCTGAGTTCATATGATAGTGCAAATGACAGTTTGtgcatagatattgatgtaacagtgcaaaaattctataattgcaaatattgcatatgcagtacccagattATGCAGTACCTAGGTTGAGACAGATGTCTGAGAACATATTACTTAGTAGGATGCATGTGAccatgttgtggcattagcagtgcaatgacagtgacatttcAGTGTAAACTTGAGTATTGTGGCAGCTCTTGGAAAGAAACTATGATGCTCCTTGCCACAAAAGAcgattaaatttatttataaagATTAGATTTATATAGATTCAAATGTATAGATTTATAAAATTGTACAATGTTAAAAACCAAATtattcaaattaaaatgaataaacaagTACACACTAGTTACAGCCCCAAGTAAGACTTGGGTtgatttttatcaaaaaataaatagtatttgactcattgcatgccattgacagcaatagacgtccatgtTGGCCCAccatgtcaaaatggattgaatgtcaaGTGCTGTCAACGGCggcgaatgagttaaatgaaagCCCTGtgcgaaatttttttttttttttaatcttaattCATGCACAAAAGGGTGAATAAGTGTAGTAATATATTTTTGTCGACATGAATGCATCTGTCAAATCTGAACATTAATTCTGACATTCTAGTTTCATGCTGTCAACATTGAACATGTTTCTCCCGCAGGCCATACTGACCGTCCAGACCTCCTGGCTTTCTTCAGGCCCCTGTCAATGAAGCTCCGAAAGGGCAACGGCACTTCGGAGCAAGAGGCGGACCAGTGGTGGATGGTACAGGAATGCTCCCCCACATCAGACTCCTCTGACCCAAAGTGTGACAGCATTGAGATTGTGGTGTTCAGTGACAAAGTCAGTCCCTCCAGTCTTGGATTTTTGGCTGGACACGGGTAAGTAAAAGAGTGACAAACCTTTATTCCACAGTGTCCTGATAACTCTTGCCCACAGGATCGTCGGCCTCTACATGTCAGTGGTGTTGGTCATCGGCAAGTTTGTGAGGGAATTCTTCAACGGCATCTCACGCTCAATCATGTTCGAGGAGTTACCATACGTGGATCGTGTCCTCAAGCTGTGCACGGACATCTTTGTAGTGCGCGAGACCGGTGAAATGGAGTTGGAGGAGACGCTCTTCGAGAAGCTCATCTTCCTGTACAGATCCCCCGAGACCATGATCAAGATGACCAGAGAAAAAGACAGCTAGATAGGGAATTTTGTAGATTTTGTCCACCGTTGGATGCCGTTCAATATGTTGCTGAAAATGAACTATTCTACCACTAAAGATTTTGTAAATGACTcaagtagagaagaatgggactTATACAAAGCAAGAAGGGGTTTACATGATAATGTATGATTGCACATTATGATATACTGCAGGTGTTTAATCATAAATACATAATGGTTGCCAGCTAGATGCACAAATGTTGACTGCATGAATTTCCTATAGAGTGAACAAATGGATGTTAACATTtgattttgtaaataaatatgGAACTATTTCTTAAAGCAAAAAAGACAATGAAGTGTTTTTGTATTTTCTGACCTGGGTATGTAGTCAAATGACGATCCAACAGTGAGCAGGTATGTACTCATAGCTTTTGAGCACGTGTATGTTAATTGATTTTCACTCATTTTTACAGAATGTAAAAAATACAACCAAGATGACGTTTTGTTTTATCAACTGCAAAaccatttcaacttaaaaatgaaagaaaaaacttccttattttttttccagctttaatttagttttaattACAAATACATCAGAGAGAATTGCCATTCTGTTATCCAGTCAGTTCAGGACATCACATAGTCCTCCATCCTTTTTCCCGACAGTTGTTGAAAGAAGCAGTCTACGCCAAAGGATCACATCCTGCAAAAACACATTTCATTAGGGACACGTGCACAAGTTAGAGGCAGATCTGTGACATACACATACAGATTGCGCTGTGTTTTGATTGTCAACGTAATAAATGGTACTGTTACACAGTAAGCAGCTTCCTTTTTTCCGCTTCGGGTTCCTATTCTACATTCTCAGAACGAATGACTGAAAGGCATTCACTGTTAATGTGAGCTTACATGCTGTTTTGGGCTTGACTACTTTGACGCTGGCTTCCGCCGCCTTCATCGCCTCACTTTTCACCTGCGGCTTCAGGGAGGCCCGCACCGCGCTGGCGCAAATAGCAGAGAAGCGGATGTAGCTGTACGGAGGACAAATACACATTATTGATCAGCAGGATGCCAATGGCCGACCTTCCTCCAAAAAAATCGTTTGTCAAACGCATGAGCACAGTATGGTTCGGATAACCTACATAGTAAGTTGCATAAGTCAAAACGCGAACGTGTGGAAACAGACTTTAACTAGCATTAGCACGGTGGCTAACCCGCAGTGCTC contains these protein-coding regions:
- the atp5f1e gene encoding ATP synthase subunit epsilon, mitochondrial, translating into MVAYWRQAGLSYIRFSAICASAVRASLKPQVKSEAMKAAEASVKVVKPKTA